CTTCCTCCTCCTCGATGTGGTGCTCGACGCTCTCCATGAGGACTTTCATCTTCGCGTCCTTGCGCGGGTCCCCCTTCGGCAGCGATTCGATCTGTCCGATCAGAGTCCTGGCGATCTTGTGCTCCTCGAACGCCTCGAACGTGATCTCCACCGCGTCCTCCCTGCGGGTGCCCCGGACGGCGGGATAGAAGAACCGTTCCTCGATCTCGGCGTGCACTTCGAGCGCGGAGGCGATCCGCCGGAACAGCCGTTGTTTCTCTCGCCGGTCACCACCGTCCAGGCCCCGGAATTCGTCGAACATCTCCTTGAGCCGGTCGTGGTCCTCCTTCAGAAGGTCCGTCGCATTCATGAAGTGCCTCCTCGCCGCCCGCGCGTGCAAGCGACGTACCGCCGCCGGAAGGGGGCAACCGGAAGGCGGTTCCCCTGCCGGATCAGAGACTTCGGCCGGGAAACCGGAGGTCCCACGCGGCGAGGCGGACGGCGGCGGCGGCAAGAGTCTCGTCCTTCTTGGCGAAATTGAAGCGGAGCTTCGTCCGTCCCCGTCCCTTCCGG
The sequence above is a segment of the Thermoanaerobaculia bacterium genome. Coding sequences within it:
- a CDS encoding hemerythrin domain-containing protein: MNATDLLKEDHDRLKEMFDEFRGLDGGDRREKQRLFRRIASALEVHAEIEERFFYPAVRGTRREDAVEITFEAFEEHKIARTLIGQIESLPKGDPRKDAKMKVLMESVEHHIEEEEEEMFAEANDLGDDRLDELAEQMQTLEAELMRRRGVETEDAEEVEANV